TACCAGGAGAAGTCGAGCGGGACGACGCCGTCGGCGCTCCATGTCATCGACTTCGCACTGCCTGCATGACCTTGGCAACGACCTGGGCAGCGACCCGGACGGGGGTGCGGCGGCGTGGCGGTAATGTGAAGACCGTCCCGCCGTGCCCTGTTCACCTGGAGGTTCCCGCCTGATGGTCCAGTCGGTGGGTATCAAGGACGTCGCCCGTGCCGCCGGGGTCTCCGTCGGCACGGTGTCCAACGTCATCAACCGCCCGGACACCGTCGCCACCGAGACCCGGGCGCGCGTCCTCTCGGCGATAGACCGGCTCGGCTACGTCCGCAGCGAGTCCGCCCGCCAGTTGCGCGCGGGGCGCAGCCGGATCATGGGGCTGCTCGTCCTGGACATGGGCAACCCCTTCTTCGTGGACGTCGCCCGTGGCGCCGAGCGGGCCGCCCGGGACGCCGGGCTCGGCGTGATGGTCTGCAACAGCGCCGAGAGCGCCGGCGAGGAGGCCGAGTACCTGTCGCTCTTCGCCGAGCAGCGGGTGCGGGGCGTGCTGCTCACCCCGGCCGACGCGACCGGCCGCAACATCGCCTCCTTCCGCCGGCACGGCATCCCCTTCGTGCTCGTCGACCGGGTCTCCGAGGGCACCACCGAGTGCTCGGTGTCGGTGGACGACGTGGCGGGCGGCGCGCTCGCCGTACGGCACCTCGTCGACGCGGGGCACCGTTCCCTCGCGTACGTCAGCGGCCCGCCCGGCTTCACCCAGGTCCGCGACCGCCGTACCGGCGCCCTGAACGCGCTCGCCGAGGCGGGCCTCGGCCCCCAGCACCTGCGCGAGCTGCCCACCGAACGGCTGGACGTCGCCGCCGGACGGGACGCGGGCGCCCGCCTGCTCGGCCTCGCCGACCGCCCGACCGCCGTGTTCTGCGCCAACGACCTGCTCGCCCTCGGCGTCCTGCAGGCCATGTACGCGGCCGGCGTCGGCGTCCCCGACGACCTCGCCATCGTCGGCTACGACGACATCGAGTTCGCCGCCGCCGCGGCCGTCCCCCTCACCTCCGTGCGCCAGCCCGCCGTCACCATGGGCGCCCTGGCCGCGGAGATGCTGCTCGAGGAGACCGAGGACAGCGACGAGCGGGGAGCGAACGGCGGGCGGCACGAACACCGGCGGGTCGTGCTCCAGCCGGAGCTGGTGGTACGCCGCTCCAGCCTCTCGGCGCGCTGAAGCCGACCGAAAGCA
The Streptomyces sp. NBC_01485 genome window above contains:
- a CDS encoding LacI family DNA-binding transcriptional regulator, whose protein sequence is MVQSVGIKDVARAAGVSVGTVSNVINRPDTVATETRARVLSAIDRLGYVRSESARQLRAGRSRIMGLLVLDMGNPFFVDVARGAERAARDAGLGVMVCNSAESAGEEAEYLSLFAEQRVRGVLLTPADATGRNIASFRRHGIPFVLVDRVSEGTTECSVSVDDVAGGALAVRHLVDAGHRSLAYVSGPPGFTQVRDRRTGALNALAEAGLGPQHLRELPTERLDVAAGRDAGARLLGLADRPTAVFCANDLLALGVLQAMYAAGVGVPDDLAIVGYDDIEFAAAAAVPLTSVRQPAVTMGALAAEMLLEETEDSDERGANGGRHEHRRVVLQPELVVRRSSLSAR